The genomic region AGGCCCGGCAGGCCCCACAGGCAGGCCGCGGTGACCGCCGAGTGGATCACCGAGCTGGTCATCGAGCCGGACTGGTCGACGAGCAGGACCACCTGCCACTGCTCGACGTGCTTGCGGGTGCGGGAGAAGAACTTCGCGTGCTCGATGGAGAGCTTGCGCTCTTCCGGTTGGTAGCGCCGCAGGTTCGCCCTGATCGTGGCGCGGAAGTCGAAGTTGCGCGAGTTGCGGTGGATGCTCGGCTGCCGCGACCTGGTGCCGCTGAACGCTTGGCGCACCTCGGTCTTCAGCTTCTCCATCAGCTGCTTGACGACCGCCTCGACGATCTTGCGGGCCATCGCGAGCACGGCGGGGTTCATCAGGTGCTTGGTCCGCAGCACCGCGCGCAGCAACGCCGCGTTCGGCTCGATCCGTTGCAGCACATCGGGATCTGTCACGATGTCGGTGATCTCGTAACGTTCGACGGCGTCGCGTTCCAGCCGTTCGATCGTCTTGCGGGGGAACAGGGTGTGCACCTCGTCCAGCCAGTCGACGGTCTGCACCACCGAGTCCTCGTTGCCGCCCTTGCGCACGCCGCGTTCGGCGAGCTCGGGATCTCGGCCGTAGAGCCACTCCAGTGCGGCGTCCCGGCGGGCCGCCTCGCCCTGCAGGCTGCCGGTGCACCGGGAGGCGGGCTCACCGAGGATCAACCGCCAGCGTTCCAGGTCCGTCATGCCAGTCCGCCCTTCACCAGCAACGCGTCCACCCGCTGCTCGATCGCCATCGCCTCCGCCACGACCACCGGATCGGTGTCGAGACGGGTCAGGCTCCGCGCGTCGCCCGCGACCCCGCGGTGCGCCAGCACGGTCGCCGCGATCGTTTCCCGTTCCCTGGGCGGGAAGTAGCTGAAGGCGAGCCGCAACGCGGGCAGCGCCACCAGGAACTCCTCCTCGTCCATCGCGCTGACCAGCTCGTCCAGCACCCCGACCAGCTCGGGGCTCGCCAGCACCTCCTCGCGCGCCACGGCGAACAACCCGGCCAGCCAGTCGCCCAGCGCCGCGATGCTCCTGACCTTCCGCACGTCCGGCTGCGCGCCCAGCGCCCAGGCCAGCCCGAGTGCCGCGCCACGCAGGTCCGGCGGCGCCTGCACGTCGTCGCTCACGCGGGTCGCCACGCCCGTGACGTCCGCGACGTCCAGTGACAGCGCGGACTTCGCGTGCAGCACCGCGTCCCTGGTCGCCGCCATCGCCCGCAACCGGTCGGGATCGGCCGGCGCCGGCCCGCCGTGCAGGCCCTCGACCAGCCACAGCACCCTGGTCGTGCCCGTGTCGATCACCGCGCCCAGCAACGGGTCCTTCGCCGTGCCGAACAACCGGTCGTGCCGCCACAGCCCCAACACCCCGCTCAGCACGTGCCCGAGCGTCGCGAGGTCACCGGTGTCCCGCACGCCCTCGTTGAGCGTCTCCTTGACCCGGCCCGACAACGTCGAGATCCCGCACAGCACCGCGTCGAACAGGATTCCGGCCAGGTCCTGCAGCTGGGCGTGCCGCGCACGGCGTTCGAGCGCCACCCCGGCCGCCTCCGGCAGCGTGGCACCGTGCTCGGCGGCCTCGATCAACGCCGCCAGCCGCTCCTCGACGGGCCGCAGCCCCCATTCCTCGTCGAGCTGCGGCGCCGCGCCCTGGGACGGTCCGCTGACGCGGTCGAAACCGGGGATCCGCAGCACCCGCAGCCGGTGCAGGATCCTGCTGCGCTCCAACGCGGCCGGGTCCGTGAGGTCGAGCGAGACCTTGCCGGCGTGGTCGAGGCCGTGCGTGCGCAGCAGCTCTTGCACGGCGCCGACCAAAGGCGGCGCGGGTGTGCTCGGGTGCAGCCGCCCGACCTGGTCACCCCGCAGCGCGCCGATCATCTCGACCAGCGCCGGGTGCGCGCCCGGCTGCAACGTGCCGCGCCGCGTCCACGGCGGCGGTTGCGTCAGGTCCTCGGAGATCAACGCACTCGTCAGGCCGTCCAGCACGTCGGTGCGCGTCGGGTGCTCGTGCCCGCGCAACCTGGCCAGCGCACCGGCCTGGGTGTGCGCCGCGATCAGGTCCGCCGTCGACACCGGCTGCTGCCTGCGCCGCAGCCGGGTCGCCACCGACTCGACCAGCCAGTCCGCCGCCCGCCGGGAGCCCTG from Lentzea guizhouensis harbors:
- a CDS encoding VWA domain-containing protein; the protein is MTDLERWRLILGEPASRCTGSLQGEAARRDAALEWLYGRDPELAERGVRKGGNEDSVVQTVDWLDEVHTLFPRKTIERLERDAVERYEITDIVTDPDVLQRIEPNAALLRAVLRTKHLMNPAVLAMARKIVEAVVKQLMEKLKTEVRQAFSGTRSRQPSIHRNSRNFDFRATIRANLRRYQPEERKLSIEHAKFFSRTRKHVEQWQVVLLVDQSGSMTSSVIHSAVTAACLWGLPGLHTHLIAFDTNVVDLTSDVTDPVELLMKVQLGGGTDIAKATEYGAGLVDSPRRAIVAIISDFYEGGNPDRLVRTVKGLCEQGTHVLCLAALDDEANPDYDRVLGQRLANVGAHVGAMTPGELAEFVAEKLR
- a CDS encoding DUF5682 family protein, which codes for MGAVFVGVRHHSPACARLVAATIAEQQPAYVLIEGPADFNERIDELLLGHELPIALFSYSDDHASWAPFCDYSPEWVAIAEARGCGAEVRFIDLPAWHESFHDVSNRYADAELRYAEVVERLCAEFAVDNVDVLWDHLFESEQEPRGLAEYFDLVRGTATADVGDAAREEYMARWVRAAVHDAGERPVVVVTGGFHTPALQAMLDGGTEWPEVPERDRGASYLVPYSHARLDAFTGYQSGMPSPGYYQQVWEQGSRRAADWLVESVATRLRRRQQPVSTADLIAAHTQAGALARLRGHEHPTRTDVLDGLTSALISEDLTQPPPWTRRGTLQPGAHPALVEMIGALRGDQVGRLHPSTPAPPLVGAVQELLRTHGLDHAGKVSLDLTDPAALERSRILHRLRVLRIPGFDRVSGPSQGAAPQLDEEWGLRPVEERLAALIEAAEHGATLPEAAGVALERRARHAQLQDLAGILFDAVLCGISTLSGRVKETLNEGVRDTGDLATLGHVLSGVLGLWRHDRLFGTAKDPLLGAVIDTGTTRVLWLVEGLHGGPAPADPDRLRAMAATRDAVLHAKSALSLDVADVTGVATRVSDDVQAPPDLRGAALGLAWALGAQPDVRKVRSIAALGDWLAGLFAVAREEVLASPELVGVLDELVSAMDEEEFLVALPALRLAFSYFPPRERETIAATVLAHRGVAGDARSLTRLDTDPVVVAEAMAIEQRVDALLVKGGLA